The Candidatus Latescibacterota bacterium genomic interval CCCACTCGCCCTCTTCCCAAAGTACCTAACCGTAGCCCCCACCAAAAAATACATTACCCAAACCCACACCAATGCCAACATCAGGAGAGGAAACAACCCAAGCATAGGTGGATTCGCGTTGAAGGTATTGAAATACCGAATCCCCACCAACAGGACAACGTTCGCGAAGATTGGAATGATAACGAATGGTGTCTTGAGGTAAGACATATTTCCACTCCTTGGTTTAGCCGCTTGATTTGCCGCGGTCACACAAAATCCGGCAAGTGTTCCAGCAGGTCGCTCGGCTGACAGCCCAACTCCTTGCATATCGCATCCAGGGTGCTGAACCGCATTCCCTTGACCTTGCCCGTCTTCAACAAGCTGAGGTTAGTCACCGAAATACCGATACGCTCGGATAGCTCTGTGAGCGTCATCT includes:
- a CDS encoding helix-turn-helix transcriptional regulator, which produces MTLTELSERIGISVTNLSLLKTGKVKGMRFSTLDAICKELGCQPSDLLEHLPDFV